From one Triticum aestivum cultivar Chinese Spring chromosome 4B, IWGSC CS RefSeq v2.1, whole genome shotgun sequence genomic stretch:
- the LOC123090567 gene encoding protein VAPYRIN has translation MDRLVIPEPTNEVVVRVEPGRPAKGELTLRNAMHTMPVAFRLQPAVRGRFAVRPHTGILAPLAAVTVEVLYMASEAPDGPGGGGSRGEDAFLLHSVVAPGASVREPVSALDSVNPEWFSARKKQVFVDSGIRASFVGAEVAARLVATGAVEALREVLDRSDPAWRAADAEDESGSTLLDLAVGLGRADIVQVLLEYGADADKPSRGRTPLEIAAASGECLIAELLLANGAKHAGSDALHVAAAAGHDDVLKLLLGKPASASPRSSSSSASFSGSFTSIDAAGREGKTPLRLAAEGGRREAVKALLAAGARADTRCGTDGGTALHAAARRGDEAVARLILAHGVAGTASVRDAKGKTAYETAAEEGHTGRIMDFLGLGEAILAAARKGEARAVRRAADGGASVEGRDAHGWTPLMRAAFKGRADAVRDLIERGVDVEACDAEGYTALHCAAEAGRSDVVDILLKAGANARAATAKGRTAAASAAVTGKAKVVRLLEKAGGVGRKGASEKASPAVAKGGSMDRRRRGRKGSSGAIRFGGGKEGYEAATVTVGWSH, from the coding sequence ATGGACCGGCTGGTGATCCCGGAGCCGACGAACGAGGTGGTGGTGCGGGTGGAGccggggcggccggccaagggggagcTGACGCTGCGCAACGCCATGCACACCATGCCCGTCGCCTTCCGCCTGCAGCCGGCCGTGAGGGGCCGCTTCGCCGTGCGCCCGCACACCGGGATCCTGGCGCCGCTCGCCGCGGTCACCGTCGAGGTGCTCTACATGGCCTCGGAGGCGCCCGACGGGCCTGGCGGGGGAGGCAGCCGCGGGGAGGACGCCTTCTTGCTGCACAGCGTGGTGGCGCCCGGCGCCTCGGTCAGGGAGCCCGTCTCTGCGCTGGACTCCGTGAACCCTGAGTGGTTCTCCGCGAGGAAGAAGCAGGTGTTCGTGGACAGCGGCATCCGGGCGTCCTTCGTGGGCGCCGAGGTCGCGGCGCGCCTCGTCGCCACCGGGGCCGTCGAGGCGCTCAGGGAGGTGCTCGACCGCAGCGACCCCGCGTGGCGCGCCGCGGACGCCGAGGACGAGTCCGGGAGCACGCTGCTCGACCTCGCGGTCGGCCTCGGCCGCGCGGACATCGTCCAGGTGCTCCTCGAGTACGGCGCCGACGCCGACAAGCCCAGCCGCGGGAGGACACCCCTCGAGATTGCTGCGGCGTCCGGCGAGTGCCTCATCGCGGAGCTCCTCCTCGCCAACGGAGCCAAGCACGCCGGCTCCGACGCGCTccacgtggccgccgcggccggacACGACGATGTCTTGAAGCTGCTTCTCGGAAAGCCCGCGTCTGCTTCTCCccgctcatcctcctcctccgcttCCTTCTCCGGTTCCTTCACCTCCATCGACGCGGCGGGGAGGGAGGGCAAGACACCTCTGCGGCTGGCGGCGGAGGGTGGCCGGCGGGAAGCGGTGAAGGCGCTCCTCGCGGCGGGCGCGAGGGCCGACACGAGGTGCGGCACGGACGGCGGCACCGCCCTCCACGCCGCGGCAAGGCGGGGCGACGAGGCCGTCGCCCGCCTGATCCTGGCGCACGGCGTGGCCGGCACGGCCTCGGTGCGCGACGCCAAAGGCAAGACGGCCTACGAAACCGCAGCCGAGGAGGGCCACACCGGGCGGATCATGGACTTCCTAGGGCTCGGCGAGGCGATCCTGGCGGCCGCGCGGAAGGGTGAGGCCCGGGCCGTCCGTCGGGCCGCGGACGGCGGCGCGTCCGTGGAAGGGCGGGACGCGCACGGGTGGACACCGCTGATGCGCGCCGCGTTCAAGGGGCGCGCCGACGCGGTGCGCGACCTCATCGAGCGGGGCGTCGACGTGGAGGCGTGCGACGCCGAGGGCTACACGGCGCTGCACTGCGCCGCCGAGGCGGGGCGCTCGGACGTGGTGGACATCCTCCTAAAGGCCGGGGCCAACGCTAGGGCAGCAACGGCGAAGGGGAGGACGGCCGCGGCATCTGCAGCGGTGACAGGCAAGGCCAAGGTGGTGCGGCTGCTTGAGAAGGCTGGCGGGGTCGGGCGGAAGGGTGCCAGCGAGAAGGCGTCGCCGGCGGTGGCCAAGGGCGGGAGCATGGACAGGCGgcggagggggaggaaggggagcagCGGCGCCATACGGTTCGGTGGCGGGAAGGAGGGGTACGAAGCCGCCACGGTCACCGTCGGGTGGTCCCACTAG
- the LOC123090568 gene encoding two pore potassium channel b, with the protein MAADGAQQPLLPGGGGGGEPADAIRRKPPDGVKRFRRCRTAPSSDPAAASEELHPPTPPGNASQTASLKKVLESGRPSPSFRLVGLLLLAYVVAGTTVFYLFMDHMSGHRSGSRVIDALYFCVVTMTTVGYGDLVPSSDTSKLLASAFAFGGVAVVGTSLSKSADYLVEKQESLVFRAVHAANFGKHPARELRAMEMNRTWYKLYAAGALLAASVASGTVVLWKGEGMRPVDALYCVCATVTTLGYGDRSFMSSAGRAFAAVWVTVSTVVVALFFLYVAELYAERRQRALARWVLTRRTTNTDLEAADLDGDRRVGAAEFVLYKLKELGKISQEEIAEFMEEFDELDADHNGTLSPSDLAVAQATA; encoded by the coding sequence ATGGCGGCCGATGGCGCTCAACAACCGCTGctacccggcggcggcggcggcggcgagccagCTGATGCCATCCGACGGAAGCCGCCGGACGGGGTGAAGAGGTTTCGGCGCTGCCGTACGGCGCCTTCCTCCGACCCTGCTGCTGCGTCGGAAGAGCTTCATCCTCCTACTCCCCCCGGCAACGCCAGTCAGACCGCTTCGCTCAAGAAAGTGCTCGAGAGCGgccgcccgagcccgagcttcCGCCTGGTGGGCCTGCTCCTCCTGGCCTACgttgtcgccggcaccaccgtctTCTACCTCTTCATGGACCACATGTCCGGGCACCGCAGCGGCAGCCGCGTTATCGACGCGCTCTACTTCTGCGTGGTGACCATGACCACCGTCGGCTACGGCGACCTCGTCCCGTCCAGCGACACCAGCAAGCTGCTGGCCAGCGCGTTCGCCTTCGGCGGCGTCGCCGTGGTGGGCACCTCGCTCAGCAAGTCCGCCGACTACCTGGTCGAGAAGCAGGAGTCGCTCGTCTTCCGCGCGGTCCACGCCGCCAACTTTGGCAAGCACCCGGCGCGGGAGCTGCGCGCCATGGAGATGAACAGGACGTGGTACAAGCTGTACGCGGCCGGGGCGCTGCTGGCGGCGTCGGTGGCGTCGGGGACGGTGGTGCTGTGGAAGGGGGAGGGGATGCGGCCCGTGGACGCCCTGTACTGCGTGTGCGCGACGGTGACCACTCTCGGGTACGGCGACCGGAGCTTCATGTCGTCGGCCGGGCGCGCGTTCGCGGCGGTGTGGGTCACCGTGAGCACGGTGGTGGTGGCGCTCTTCTTCCTGTACGTGGCGGAGCTGTACGCGGAGCGGCGGCAGAGGGCGCTGGCGCGTTGGGTGCTGACGCGGCGGACGACCAACACTGACCTCGAGGCGGCCGACCTGGACGGCGACCGGCGCGTCGGGGCGGCGGAGTTCGTGCTGTACAAGCTCAAGGAGCTCGGGAAGATCAGCCAGGAGGAGATCGCCGAGTTCATGGAGGAGTTCGACGAGCTCGACGCCGACCACAACGGCACGCTGTCGCCCTCTGACCTCGCCGTCGCGCAGGCCACTGCTTGA